A section of the Acidobacterium capsulatum ATCC 51196 genome encodes:
- the mtgA gene encoding monofunctional biosynthetic peptidoglycan transglycosylase produces the protein MVRKSASKSRSPRRESWWRTTLRWVVATVVCLWLLAALMLVAAKWINPPTTAVHMERRVEAWVHHRPYRLRYEYEPLSRISPNLQHAVIAAEDARFYQHHGFDWHAMESAAQHDMDGGRLRGGSTLDQQLVKNLFFGTGRSIVRKVAEASLVPVAELVLGKRRILELYLNEVEWGPGVYGAQAACVYYDHTTARSVSRDEAARLAAILPAPLKWKPQRMNWYSAIILKRMRQMGW, from the coding sequence ATGGTCAGAAAGTCCGCCTCAAAATCCAGAAGTCCCCGGCGTGAGAGCTGGTGGCGAACCACTTTGCGGTGGGTTGTCGCGACTGTGGTTTGTCTCTGGTTGCTGGCGGCGCTGATGCTGGTGGCGGCCAAATGGATCAATCCGCCCACGACGGCTGTGCATATGGAGCGAAGAGTCGAGGCCTGGGTTCATCATCGGCCCTATCGTCTGCGTTATGAATATGAGCCGCTCAGCCGCATTTCACCGAATCTGCAGCATGCGGTCATTGCGGCCGAAGATGCGCGCTTTTACCAGCACCACGGATTTGATTGGCATGCGATGGAGTCCGCGGCCCAGCATGATATGGATGGGGGACGGCTGCGCGGCGGCTCCACGCTCGATCAGCAATTGGTGAAGAATCTATTCTTCGGAACAGGCCGCTCGATTGTGCGCAAGGTTGCGGAAGCATCTCTCGTTCCGGTGGCGGAACTGGTGCTGGGCAAGCGCCGCATTCTGGAGTTGTATCTGAATGAAGTGGAGTGGGGGCCAGGCGTCTACGGTGCGCAGGCGGCGTGCGTGTACTACGACCACACCACAGCGCGCAGCGTGAGCCGTGATGAGGCTGCCAGACTGGCCGCGATCCTGCCGGCTCCGCTCAAGTGGAAGCCGCAACGAATGAACTGGTACAGCGCGATTATTCTGAAGCGGATGCGGCAGATGGGCTGGTAA
- a CDS encoding enolase C-terminal domain-like protein, which translates to MPEMLIEKVEIAAFTIPTDAPEADGTLSWDSTTLVLAEIRAGGQMGTGYTYAHPAAAAMAKHLAETCLEGKPAFDIPALHAAMFGKVRNNGQQGLCAMAISALDVALWDLKARLLDVSLTRLLGQRRSSVEAYGSGGFTSYSDAQLRAQLGGWAEAGLRSVKMKVGSEPVEDPRRVRVARETIGPDTELFVDANGAYSARQAVAMAKEFAEQGVVWFEEPISSDYLLEMSRVRAAVGSRMDIAAGEYGYDARYFRHMLHAGAVDVLQMDATRCLGFTGFLQGAAIAASFGCPTSAHCAPSLHMHVGCAAEGFRNVEYFHDHVRIEQMLFDGFLPQKDGRLTPDLSAPGMGLTFKHKDAKQYAV; encoded by the coding sequence ATGCCGGAAATGCTCATTGAGAAAGTTGAGATTGCGGCATTCACCATTCCCACCGATGCGCCAGAAGCAGATGGAACTCTATCGTGGGATTCCACGACGCTCGTGCTGGCAGAGATCAGGGCTGGCGGGCAGATGGGTACGGGTTACACCTATGCTCATCCGGCAGCGGCAGCCATGGCGAAACACCTCGCAGAGACCTGCCTGGAGGGGAAGCCGGCATTCGATATTCCGGCATTACACGCAGCCATGTTTGGCAAGGTTAGGAACAATGGTCAACAGGGCCTTTGTGCCATGGCGATTTCGGCGCTCGATGTTGCTTTGTGGGATCTCAAGGCGCGCTTGCTGGATGTTTCGCTGACGCGGTTGCTGGGGCAGAGAAGAAGCTCAGTGGAGGCGTACGGCAGCGGAGGATTTACTTCATACTCGGATGCGCAACTGCGCGCGCAACTCGGCGGTTGGGCTGAGGCAGGCTTGCGCAGCGTGAAGATGAAGGTCGGGTCGGAGCCTGTCGAGGACCCGCGTCGCGTGCGAGTTGCGCGCGAGACTATCGGACCGGATACCGAGCTGTTCGTCGATGCCAATGGGGCCTATTCCGCGCGACAGGCGGTGGCCATGGCGAAGGAGTTCGCAGAGCAAGGCGTGGTTTGGTTTGAGGAGCCGATCAGTTCCGATTATCTGTTGGAGATGAGCCGCGTGCGCGCGGCAGTCGGTTCACGAATGGACATTGCTGCCGGTGAATACGGTTACGATGCTCGCTATTTTCGTCACATGCTGCATGCGGGCGCGGTGGATGTGCTGCAGATGGATGCCACCCGATGCCTGGGATTCACCGGATTTCTACAAGGCGCGGCGATTGCTGCCAGCTTTGGATGCCCCACCTCGGCTCACTGTGCGCCGAGTCTGCACATGCATGTGGGCTGCGCGGCGGAAGGGTTTCGCAATGTCGAATACTTTCATGATCACGTGCGGATAGAGCAGATGCTTTTTGATGGCTTTTTGCCGCAGAAAGACGGGCGGTTGACGCCGGATCTTTCCGCGCCTGGCATGGGGCTGACTTTCAAACACAAGGATGCAAAACAATACGCCGTCTGA
- a CDS encoding gluconate 2-dehydrogenase subunit 3 family protein has protein sequence MTTKRSFPFDSVRGREIKELSQPGYYNGFSALDQKEYWDEATLQVVQKRVELSDPIRFFNEKEAATMQAIVDRLVPQDDRAEDRTIPVLPVIDGRLFKNRLNGFRYEDMPPDQEAYLRGVQAIDEMAMGRYGVSFVDASVHQQELLLKSLRDQKPDPDHHVWQTMPVGRFWSMLLEDCVTAYYAHPWAWDEIGFGGPSYPRGYMRLENGLPEPWEKDERRYEWNAPADSVSELELPGNKTLSGNGGGQ, from the coding sequence ATGACAACGAAACGATCTTTTCCATTTGACTCCGTCCGGGGACGTGAAATTAAAGAGCTGTCACAGCCCGGGTATTACAACGGTTTCAGTGCTCTCGATCAGAAGGAATATTGGGACGAGGCCACGTTGCAAGTGGTGCAAAAGCGTGTAGAGCTGTCGGACCCCATCCGCTTCTTCAATGAAAAAGAGGCTGCCACCATGCAGGCCATTGTGGATCGCCTGGTGCCGCAGGATGACCGTGCGGAGGACCGAACGATTCCTGTTTTGCCGGTGATTGACGGACGGCTCTTCAAGAATCGCCTCAATGGTTTTCGTTACGAAGACATGCCGCCTGATCAGGAAGCCTACCTGAGAGGTGTGCAGGCCATCGATGAGATGGCAATGGGCCGCTACGGGGTCTCTTTTGTGGATGCGTCGGTGCACCAGCAGGAATTACTGCTCAAGTCGCTGCGCGATCAGAAGCCTGATCCCGATCACCACGTGTGGCAGACGATGCCGGTGGGGCGGTTCTGGTCGATGCTGCTTGAGGATTGCGTCACGGCCTACTATGCGCATCCTTGGGCATGGGATGAGATTGGCTTTGGGGGGCCTTCGTATCCGCGCGGCTATATGCGTCTTGAAAATGGTCTGCCAGAACCGTGGGAGAAAGATGAGCGGCGCTATGAATGGAACGCACCCGCGGATTCGGTTTCAGAACTGGAGTTGCCGGGCAACAAGACCTTATCTGGAAACGGAGGCGGACAGTAG
- the argG gene encoding argininosuccinate synthase: MSVILEHLPTGQKVGIAFSGGLDTSAALHWMKQKGALPYAYTANLGQPDETDYEAIPRKALEYGAEIARLIDCREPLVREGIAALQSGAFHITTAGVTYFNTTPIGRAVTGTMLVTAMKEDDVNIWGDGSTFKGNDIERFYRYGLLVNPDLKVYKPWLDSAFIDELGGRAEMSEFLQKSGFDYKMSAEKAYSTDSNILGATHEAKDLELLSSSIRIVQPIMGVAFWRDDVAVKAEEVTVRFEEGFPVALNGTTYADPVELMLEANRIGGRHGLGMSDQIENRIIEAKSRGIYEAPGMALLFAAYERLITGIHNEDTIEQYHENGRKLGRLLYQGRWFDSQAIMLRESAQRWVARPITGEVTLELRRGNDYSILNTDSPNLTFKPERLTMEKGESTFSPRDRIGQLTMRNLDITDTREKLLTYAKSGLITLSHGSELPKLNSGEKN, translated from the coding sequence ATGTCTGTGATTCTGGAACACCTGCCCACCGGCCAAAAGGTCGGCATTGCTTTCTCTGGCGGTCTCGACACTTCCGCCGCATTGCACTGGATGAAGCAGAAGGGCGCGCTTCCCTACGCCTACACGGCAAACCTCGGCCAGCCCGACGAGACCGATTACGAGGCGATTCCTCGCAAGGCTCTCGAATACGGTGCAGAAATCGCCCGCCTCATCGATTGCCGCGAACCGCTGGTGCGCGAAGGCATCGCCGCCCTGCAGTCGGGCGCATTCCACATCACCACGGCGGGCGTCACCTATTTCAATACCACGCCCATTGGCCGCGCCGTGACCGGCACCATGCTGGTGACCGCCATGAAGGAAGATGACGTCAACATCTGGGGAGATGGCTCTACCTTCAAGGGCAATGACATCGAGCGCTTTTATCGCTACGGATTACTCGTCAATCCTGACCTGAAGGTCTACAAGCCCTGGCTCGACTCCGCCTTTATTGATGAGTTGGGCGGCCGCGCCGAAATGTCAGAGTTCCTGCAGAAGAGCGGCTTCGACTACAAAATGTCAGCCGAGAAGGCCTACTCCACAGACTCGAACATTCTCGGCGCCACGCACGAGGCCAAAGACCTTGAGCTACTCTCCTCTTCCATTCGCATTGTGCAGCCCATCATGGGCGTGGCCTTCTGGCGTGACGATGTAGCCGTCAAGGCCGAGGAGGTCACGGTGCGCTTTGAAGAGGGCTTCCCCGTAGCGCTCAACGGCACCACCTATGCCGATCCGGTTGAGCTGATGCTTGAGGCCAACCGCATCGGCGGACGCCATGGCCTCGGCATGAGCGACCAGATCGAGAACCGCATCATCGAGGCCAAGAGCCGCGGCATTTATGAGGCTCCGGGCATGGCCCTGCTCTTTGCCGCATATGAACGCCTGATCACCGGCATTCACAATGAAGACACCATCGAGCAATACCACGAAAACGGCCGCAAGCTGGGCCGCCTGCTCTACCAGGGCCGCTGGTTTGACTCGCAGGCTATCATGCTGCGCGAGAGCGCACAGCGCTGGGTCGCGCGCCCCATCACCGGCGAGGTCACGCTCGAGTTGCGGCGCGGCAATGACTATTCCATTCTCAACACCGACTCGCCTAACCTGACCTTCAAGCCCGAGCGCCTCACCATGGAGAAAGGTGAAAGCACCTTCTCGCCGCGCGATCGCATCGGCCAGCTCACCATGCGCAATCTTGATATCACAGACACGCGAGAGAAGCTGCTGACCTATGCCAAGTCCGGGCTGATCACCCTCAGCCACGGCTCGGAGCTGCCTAAGCTGAACTCGGGCGAAAAGAATTAA
- a CDS encoding GMC family oxidoreductase — protein sequence MQSIEVPMKQFGEDETVDYCIVGVGSAGGVLLQRLARAGFKVVGLEAGPFWNTERDWVSDEEGSHELYWNDLRITGGQDPLALGSNNSGKGVGGGSVHWAAFTPRFHPSDFRVYSDDGVGADWPMCYEDLKPYYELLEREMPVAGPAYFPWGDPHGYTYSPHPSGGVSDVLVRGCTELGIRTVAGGPVAILSSSHGDRPHCIYRGFCLQGCKVGAKASTLITHVPDAIEHGAEIRSLCMASRVVMRDDGRVAGVEYLDRKGKQHMVKARAVIVAGYAIETPRLLMNSACPGHAQGLANSSGTLGRYLMAQAGNVVAGRFEQLIRMYKAPPANALTEEFYETDPKRGFARGFAIQTVAPMPVAFAKHMMNALGAWGWGMRRVMMDYNHWAAFGVLGEILPWDDNRVELAEAKDQYGLPVAKVTFNLHDNDKKLIEFAKNKAMDVMKAAGADLVVQEARYAHLVGGARMGDNPATSVVDKFGRTHDIPNLFICDGSILPTQGSANPGLTIQALAARTADYLIREGEDIFFTNRRNMEEPHTRHDLSPKYTAMRGNPRIT from the coding sequence ATGCAATCCATTGAGGTGCCGATGAAGCAGTTCGGCGAAGACGAGACAGTGGATTATTGCATCGTCGGCGTAGGTTCGGCGGGCGGCGTGTTGTTGCAGCGCCTGGCGCGCGCGGGTTTCAAGGTCGTGGGCCTTGAAGCCGGCCCTTTCTGGAATACAGAGAGGGATTGGGTAAGCGACGAGGAGGGTTCGCACGAGCTTTACTGGAACGATCTTCGCATCACCGGAGGCCAGGACCCGCTGGCGCTGGGCTCGAACAACAGCGGCAAGGGCGTGGGCGGCGGCTCGGTGCATTGGGCGGCCTTTACGCCGCGCTTTCATCCATCTGATTTTCGTGTGTACTCAGACGATGGCGTGGGCGCGGATTGGCCCATGTGCTACGAGGATCTGAAGCCCTACTATGAACTGCTCGAACGCGAGATGCCCGTGGCTGGGCCGGCGTACTTTCCATGGGGCGATCCGCACGGCTATACATATTCCCCGCATCCGTCTGGCGGAGTGAGCGATGTGCTGGTACGCGGATGCACCGAGTTGGGGATTCGGACGGTTGCGGGAGGGCCAGTGGCCATTCTGTCTTCGTCGCATGGGGATCGGCCGCACTGCATCTATCGCGGATTTTGTCTGCAGGGCTGCAAGGTGGGGGCCAAGGCCAGCACGCTCATCACGCATGTGCCGGACGCAATCGAACATGGCGCGGAGATTCGCTCATTGTGCATGGCCTCACGCGTGGTGATGCGCGACGATGGACGCGTTGCAGGCGTCGAATACCTGGATCGAAAAGGCAAGCAGCATATGGTGAAGGCGCGCGCCGTGATCGTGGCTGGATACGCGATCGAGACGCCACGGTTGCTGATGAACTCAGCGTGCCCAGGTCATGCGCAAGGACTTGCTAATTCGAGTGGAACACTGGGACGCTACCTGATGGCGCAAGCCGGCAATGTGGTTGCGGGACGATTCGAGCAATTGATTCGCATGTATAAGGCGCCGCCGGCGAATGCACTGACAGAGGAGTTTTACGAGACGGACCCGAAGCGCGGGTTTGCGCGTGGGTTTGCCATTCAGACAGTGGCACCCATGCCCGTCGCCTTTGCCAAGCACATGATGAACGCTCTGGGAGCGTGGGGCTGGGGCATGCGCCGCGTGATGATGGACTACAACCACTGGGCGGCCTTTGGCGTGCTTGGTGAGATATTGCCCTGGGATGACAACCGCGTGGAACTTGCGGAGGCGAAGGACCAGTATGGTTTGCCGGTGGCCAAGGTGACCTTTAACCTGCATGACAATGACAAGAAGCTGATTGAGTTTGCAAAAAACAAGGCCATGGATGTCATGAAGGCGGCGGGTGCGGATCTGGTGGTGCAGGAGGCGCGCTACGCCCACTTGGTGGGCGGTGCGCGCATGGGCGATAATCCGGCGACTTCTGTCGTGGATAAATTCGGGCGCACGCACGATATCCCGAACCTGTTTATTTGCGACGGCAGTATTCTGCCCACGCAGGGATCGGCAAATCCCGGACTGACGATTCAGGCGTTGGCGGCCCGCACGGCGGATTACCTGATTCGGGAAGGGGAAGATATCTTCTTCACCAACCGGCGCAATATGGAAGAGCCTCACACGAGACACGATCTGAGTCCAAAATACACGGCGATGCGGGGCAATCCGCGGATTACGTAG
- a CDS encoding Gfo/Idh/MocA family protein, whose translation MGIKEALGLESGPKVRYAIVGLGDIAQEDMMPGVDHTGNSEITALVTSDATKAKQLGDRYGVSAVFSYEQFPDAIASGTFDAIYLSTPNWRHSEFILPALQAGIHVLTEKPLEVSVEKCNEILDAAASSNARLMVAYRLHFEPATLDTIDRIRDGEIGEVHLFSSTFAQRVDRDNHRVKHGSLAGPVFDMGPYPVNAARYIFEDEPTEVVSAVGTRHPQSGFPQDFDDTVAVTLRFPQDRLAQFNLSYYGNPSDSFIAVGTEGTIQLDPAYMFGQGLRQVATVGEKKNERTFKNTDHFGGELKYFSECILNGEIPEPDAEEGFADVRILEGIMKALETGTSVKLPPFRRSRRIDTERQRMTLGAVSTPELVHASNPGPGSEKKPKN comes from the coding sequence ATGGGAATCAAAGAAGCATTAGGGCTCGAATCCGGTCCCAAAGTCCGTTACGCGATCGTCGGCCTCGGAGATATCGCGCAGGAAGACATGATGCCCGGAGTAGACCACACGGGAAATTCTGAGATCACGGCGCTCGTCACATCGGATGCCACCAAGGCAAAACAACTCGGCGACAGATACGGTGTGAGCGCAGTCTTCAGCTACGAGCAATTTCCTGATGCCATCGCCTCCGGCACCTTCGACGCCATCTATCTTTCCACTCCAAATTGGCGTCATTCTGAATTCATCCTTCCGGCACTGCAAGCGGGAATCCATGTGCTCACGGAGAAGCCTCTCGAAGTCTCCGTTGAAAAGTGTAACGAGATTCTCGATGCCGCGGCGTCTTCCAACGCCAGGCTCATGGTCGCTTATCGTCTCCACTTTGAACCCGCCACGCTCGACACCATCGATCGCATTCGGGACGGAGAGATTGGCGAGGTGCATCTGTTTTCTTCCACCTTTGCGCAGCGCGTGGACCGGGACAATCATCGCGTCAAGCACGGCAGTCTTGCCGGCCCCGTCTTTGACATGGGACCCTACCCCGTCAATGCGGCCCGTTACATATTTGAAGACGAACCCACCGAAGTAGTTTCCGCAGTCGGAACCCGTCACCCGCAATCAGGCTTTCCGCAGGACTTCGATGACACAGTTGCGGTCACCTTGCGCTTCCCACAAGACAGGCTCGCGCAATTCAATCTCTCTTACTACGGCAATCCCTCTGACTCATTCATTGCGGTGGGCACTGAGGGCACGATTCAACTCGATCCGGCATACATGTTCGGGCAGGGCCTCAGGCAAGTCGCCACCGTTGGCGAAAAAAAGAATGAACGTACCTTCAAGAACACCGACCACTTCGGCGGCGAACTCAAGTATTTCTCCGAGTGCATTCTGAACGGAGAAATCCCCGAACCGGACGCGGAGGAAGGCTTCGCAGACGTCCGCATTCTTGAGGGAATCATGAAGGCTCTCGAAACCGGAACATCCGTGAAGCTTCCTCCATTCCGGCGCTCACGACGCATCGATACCGAACGCCAAAGAATGACACTCGGCGCGGTGTCTACCCCCGAACTCGTGCATGCCAGCAATCCCGGCCCGGGATCGGAGAAGAAGCCGAAGAATTGA
- a CDS encoding thiamine pyrophosphate-dependent enzyme, with protein MADASDVLVERLIAWGVDTVFGIPGDGINGVFEALRKQKDRIRFVHMRHEESAAFAACAYAKFTGRLGVCVATSGPGGIHLLNGLYDAKMDGAPVLAITGMQHSDLIGTFTQQDVQLDKLFIDVAVYNERVMSGAHMESVADLAIRSALNARGVSHITIPVDVQVQDANKGRSSRDPQHHTTSTPAYFDQLPARVELEHAADILNRGKKIAILAGRGALHATSELEEMAQRLGAPVVKALLGKACVPDDSPYTTGGIGLLGTAPSQDVMEDCDTLFIVGSSYPYIEFLPKPGTVKCVQIDVDAQRIGLRHPADVGLVGDTRTCLRALLPLLKDHDGSFLKKAQKAKADWQKLLEERGTRDDKPMKPQVMGWELGKRIPANAIVTSDSGTITTWWARYVPALRGQKHSCSGNLATMACGLPYAIGAAVAYPDRPVYCIIGDGGLSMLMGELITVAAYKLNIKIVVIKNNTLGQIKWEQMVFLGNPEYACDLYPADFSAIARGAGLDAIRIEDAKTCGSQLDLLANKKEPVLIEAVVDQFTPPMPAKIKASQALKLGEALARGEPNATRIALTNAYDKVRELV; from the coding sequence GTGGCAGATGCTTCGGATGTCTTGGTAGAACGCCTGATTGCATGGGGAGTCGATACCGTCTTTGGTATCCCCGGGGATGGAATCAACGGAGTATTTGAGGCGCTGCGAAAGCAGAAGGACAGGATCCGCTTTGTGCATATGCGCCATGAGGAGTCTGCAGCTTTTGCGGCGTGCGCCTATGCGAAGTTCACAGGAAGGCTGGGAGTGTGTGTGGCCACTTCGGGGCCCGGCGGCATTCATCTGCTGAATGGTCTGTATGACGCAAAGATGGATGGAGCGCCGGTGCTGGCGATCACCGGCATGCAGCACAGCGATCTGATTGGCACCTTCACGCAGCAGGATGTACAGCTCGACAAGCTGTTTATCGATGTGGCTGTGTATAACGAGCGCGTCATGAGCGGCGCTCACATGGAAAGCGTTGCGGACCTCGCGATTCGCAGCGCATTGAACGCGCGCGGTGTCTCGCACATCACGATTCCCGTTGATGTTCAGGTGCAGGATGCGAACAAAGGACGCTCTTCGCGGGATCCGCAGCATCATACGACCTCAACGCCAGCCTATTTTGATCAGTTGCCGGCACGTGTGGAACTGGAACATGCCGCTGACATTCTGAATCGCGGAAAGAAGATTGCGATCCTCGCCGGACGTGGGGCTCTGCACGCGACGAGCGAACTGGAGGAGATGGCACAGAGGCTCGGAGCGCCCGTGGTGAAAGCTTTGCTGGGCAAAGCATGCGTGCCGGATGACAGTCCTTATACGACTGGTGGTATTGGTCTGCTGGGCACCGCGCCTTCGCAGGATGTGATGGAAGATTGCGACACGCTCTTCATCGTGGGTTCTTCGTACCCTTACATTGAATTTCTGCCCAAGCCGGGCACGGTGAAATGCGTTCAAATTGACGTCGATGCGCAGAGAATCGGGCTGCGTCATCCGGCGGATGTTGGGCTGGTAGGAGATACCCGCACGTGTCTGCGCGCGCTGCTGCCTTTGCTGAAGGACCACGATGGCAGCTTTTTGAAGAAAGCACAGAAGGCCAAGGCAGATTGGCAGAAGCTGCTCGAAGAGCGTGGCACTCGCGACGACAAACCGATGAAGCCCCAGGTGATGGGCTGGGAGTTGGGCAAGCGAATCCCTGCAAATGCGATAGTTACGTCGGATTCCGGGACGATTACGACGTGGTGGGCGCGCTATGTGCCGGCGCTTCGCGGCCAGAAGCATAGCTGCTCGGGAAATCTAGCGACGATGGCCTGTGGGCTGCCGTATGCGATTGGTGCAGCGGTTGCGTATCCTGACCGGCCTGTTTACTGCATTATCGGCGATGGCGGTTTGAGCATGCTGATGGGTGAACTTATCACCGTTGCTGCTTACAAGCTCAACATCAAGATCGTAGTCATCAAGAACAATACGTTGGGGCAGATCAAGTGGGAGCAGATGGTGTTTCTGGGCAATCCAGAGTATGCGTGCGATCTGTATCCGGCTGATTTCAGCGCCATCGCCCGGGGTGCGGGACTGGACGCTATCCGCATCGAGGATGCCAAGACGTGCGGATCACAGCTCGATCTTCTAGCCAACAAAAAAGAGCCGGTCCTGATTGAAGCGGTGGTGGATCAATTTACTCCGCCGATGCCCGCCAAGATTAAGGCGTCGCAAGCGCTCAAGCTCGGGGAAGCGCTGGCGCGGGGTGAGCCGAATGCGACCAGAATTGCTCTCACGAATGCGTATGACAAGGTGAGGGAACTGGTTTAG
- the serB gene encoding phosphoserine phosphatase SerB → MSAESTPSYLLIHFSGPDRPGLTADLTHVLAAHDVNILDIGQAVVHETLALGILIEIPASKSVTSLKITLTEHARDLRLEPSFSAVSQESLERWLHDSYQPHFLITILGRTVTARHLARVSAILAAHAFNVYRIEPLTQHIASDIAANACIEISASGDLSREAAMRAEFTAAAEELSVDIAFQHESIFRRNRRLFAFDMDSTLIQGEVIDELARMAGVGDEVVKITEAAMRGELNFDESFTRRVSLLKGLPAERVYTLLDAIPLTEGAERLIRTLRRLGYKTAILSGGFKFFANHLQQKLGIDYVYANDLEIIDGTVTGRVIPPIVNGERKAALLKEIAGRESISLEQVVAVGDGANDIPMLSVAGMGIAYRAKPRVRQQASQSISWLGLDGLLYLIGVRDRDLRASEATESK, encoded by the coding sequence ATGAGCGCAGAGTCCACCCCTTCTTACTTGCTGATTCACTTCTCCGGGCCTGACCGGCCCGGGCTGACTGCCGATCTCACGCATGTGCTGGCGGCTCACGACGTTAACATCCTCGACATCGGCCAGGCGGTCGTGCACGAGACGCTCGCCCTCGGCATACTCATCGAGATACCGGCAAGCAAGAGCGTCACCTCGCTCAAGATCACGCTCACTGAGCATGCGCGCGATCTCCGCCTCGAGCCATCTTTCTCCGCGGTCTCGCAGGAGTCGCTCGAACGCTGGCTGCATGACTCCTACCAGCCCCACTTTCTCATCACCATCCTTGGCCGCACTGTCACTGCACGGCATCTCGCGCGAGTCAGCGCCATCCTCGCGGCGCACGCGTTCAACGTCTATCGCATTGAGCCGCTCACGCAGCACATTGCTTCTGACATCGCGGCCAACGCCTGCATTGAGATCTCTGCCAGCGGCGACCTCTCACGCGAGGCAGCCATGCGCGCGGAGTTCACCGCCGCCGCTGAAGAGCTCTCTGTCGATATCGCCTTCCAGCATGAGAGCATCTTCCGCCGCAATCGCCGCCTCTTTGCCTTTGATATGGACTCGACGCTGATCCAGGGCGAAGTTATCGACGAGCTGGCGCGAATGGCCGGTGTCGGCGATGAAGTCGTGAAGATCACTGAGGCCGCCATGCGCGGAGAACTCAACTTTGACGAGAGCTTCACACGCCGTGTCAGCTTGCTCAAAGGCCTTCCGGCCGAGCGGGTCTACACGTTGCTCGATGCCATTCCGCTGACCGAGGGTGCGGAGCGCCTCATCCGCACGCTGCGCCGTCTCGGCTACAAAACCGCCATTCTTTCCGGCGGATTCAAGTTCTTCGCCAACCACCTGCAACAGAAACTTGGCATCGACTACGTGTACGCCAATGATCTCGAAATCATAGATGGCACGGTCACCGGCCGCGTGATTCCGCCCATTGTGAATGGCGAGCGCAAAGCCGCGCTGCTCAAAGAGATTGCCGGGCGCGAGAGCATCTCTCTCGAACAGGTCGTTGCCGTCGGTGACGGAGCCAACGACATTCCCATGCTCAGCGTGGCCGGCATGGGCATTGCTTATCGCGCCAAGCCGCGCGTGCGCCAGCAGGCCAGCCAGTCCATCTCATGGCTCGGCCTGGATGGTCTGCTTTATCTCATCGGCGTGCGCGACCGCGATCTGCGCGCGAGCGAAGCAACGGAATCAAAGTAA
- a CDS encoding DUF3309 family protein: MLLVILIILLLVFGFGGYRMGPGVGYYGGGGISLILLILIILLLLRVI, from the coding sequence ATGCTTCTCGTCATCTTGATTATTCTGTTGTTGGTATTTGGTTTTGGCGGATACAGAATGGGCCCCGGTGTTGGATATTACGGCGGCGGCGGCATCAGTCTGATCCTGTTGATTCTGATTATTCTGCTTCTGTTGCGAGTGATCTGA